The region tgcaattaaatactgagagattgcatatatacagcaggttaaactatataTGTCCAGAATCAAAGatttcttgaccacaagtgcgtaaaatctaagggtgggtATGCAGAACAACTACAGATCTATAAAGCAAgtagtaagcagtgtacccagtgtctccaaatctatccaaaatgtctaaattatgcattgctgtaaataacaacataatcaccaatttcactacaaatcaactgttttgactcaagaaacacACTTCctttgcatcattttaaagtgagaattacaagctttccatcagtacagtggcctAAAATATCTAGCGGTCCTGAAACATAttcaaaatctctccaaaaatgaataaaatgctttttgtccattataaagcatatacatgtgccccttatgaaggtttaagatgaaacattgatatcagactaaaaaaataatgcaaaaccattatcacacaatgtggtacagtacctaaacatgtaatcattaactcatatgtttttctgtactttacCGTATGTGATGTtctcttgtatggggatgggacgatattaaaacaatattcaaccgtccaccGCGTTTTGGCaatattccatttcagttcacatccggtgcattaaacacaaacactacttGGCAAACCAATGCTTACGTTACAgcgtgaaatatcctcattataaaataccactaacctttTTAtaaacactcaatttcaaaaataacgtagataacctaaatattttcaaaaggaacacttacatttggacaatgaaatcttatctgtgttcagtagataaaGACAAAGAAAGTAAATCAATGCTGTCATTCCCCAGTTCTTAGTtgagaaaacagtatatcagctaggtctatcagcaaacatatgccttagccatgctcagaatttctcaagaataatattattttccaagaaatgacaaAAGTCATCGATAAAATTTTGCctggtgcagtgtcttttattGCCACCACAGACGCAGCTGAGACAAAACTTTgttacgctgagctataaaacgctattccaaaagtaaaattagacatattatacattgttaggaagcttattctgtcaccaaTTGAATCGATTAATtgtcaagccagattgtactacaaagggcgacaacaccgtcAACAACATGCGTGGTATCACACACAGCTCATTCGGAAGGTACCCAAgtgtcacaaatgcgcgtatatttcaaaaacggattgtccaaggcaATATGACCACTCCGTCTCAggaagggacatctctacacgtaaaaccaatggtaaggttgtatatttagtccatatttagtcgcagatattgacagtaaaatgtcatggtataatttttgaaaaattcctcTTCCGTatctcagtgttcagtgagcagcctttttcacagctgtactggcataacTTCGGTTATTGTTGGCTgcatcttgttgctatgacagaatacaattttttagtggtaaaagaatgCTTCAGtgtatgcccagatagacactattgtccagtgtgtcatgcatggggggtgtagttacagatcagactgcagggagggggtgcttggtaaatggatgACCAGcgtgacaatggtggcgcttaGAAACTCCATCttcagcatagttgtcctgaatcgtccactaataaagctagaacacagagtttgtgttttcaactcaatttggttgcaggagcacagaatgtctgaattgagcaatctaggcatgccggcatgccgaccactaggggcatTGTGCGAAGTGGTTAATAAAAAAGCTAGCTAGTTACCTGGCTGGCTAGTTAGCAACTCTATATGGTTTAATTCAATTCAGTAACAGATTATCAAATAATGCACAGACTACAAAGACAGAGAACATATTGTGTCAGCATTATCTTGGAAGCTAAAGCTCAACATCTCAAATTTAATAAAGGGATATGTAGGGTGTTGAAAGCTGGTCTGGCTCAGTTTATTGATGTAATACTGGCCTTGGAGGCTGACTACTAAGGTTAAAGGGATAGCCATACCTGCATCACTTAGCAGAACTAACATTGCTTCTGTCAGCAGCCATTCCTACAGCTAGCACAGTTAGCAGACAGTAGATTGTTATTGATCATCTAACTATGGGTAAGATAACCAAAAAGCAGATTTTTCAGAAAGTTGGGCTATCCCTTAAAAACTTTCATGCCTTTAGCTACAACCTCCTTACAGACTGACTAGCAGCCTAAAGTGATCAACTACTTCAGTAATCTACTCCCAGGCTGGTTATAGTAGCATACATGTCCTAAATCTGAAAAGCATTAGCCTGCACTAAACTTTCAAATAATGTGCAAGTCTTATTTCCAGCCTCAAAGAGTGGAACTGTACCTACCCTTCCAACACTGATCGAAATGGGAGAAATCAGCCTTGAAGGAGGATGCACGATGAACCATTTCCATCGACGATGGAAGGTTCAGTTCCAGCCACTGTGGCTGGTTATAGAACATACACCTTTAATACTATTTGAAAGTTTAGTGCAGCCTCACAGTCAGGTAACTGGGTAAATCCTTGCAGGCTGATGCTCATTTATCAGATCatggaggtaagagcggttgtcaggcagtcggagggttgccggttcgataccctgccctgggtgtgtcgacgtgtccctgagcaagacacctaacccctaattgcttccaatgagctgattggtaccttgcatggcagcctttcaccgttggtgtgtgtgtgtgtgtgtgtgtgtgtgaatgggtaaatgaggcatcaattgtaaagcgctttggataaaagcgctatataaaatacagtccatttaccatttaccagatcATCTCTGCATGCACACAAAGCATGGAAGCCACCCACAGCAACAACAGTGATTGACAAGCCGATTTCAAGTTGTATACTTCTTCGTTTCAACTGAATATgtaagcaaaacaaacacccaAACAAAAGCTGAACATTTGGGCAGGGCCAGTTGGAACTTGATTTTGTGATCTGATGCGGGCAATACCTGTACAGTTAGCTGTACAGTAACGCATTCTAAAATACCAAAAACCAATTACTACCCAAAACATAGGCTCCCACGCGGGCcacaatcatgtttatattGCACCTTTACTTCATAttaccaacacacaaacaagatgGGTGCCTCTTTTACCCATTACATAAACTGTCTAGCTAACATCTGCAAGGAATGACAGCTAGTTAATGCTGAAAACAagaaatatatgcaaatatgttGCAGTCATTGACCGAATAGCCACCAATATGTGGTTTCCATTGTATACCTACTTCTACTGGTTACGGAATAATGGCGTGAAAtccaaatgcatacattttcacGGTCCATGGGTGGGTGGATGATGTTACAATATTACGTCACTGGTTTAAAATGAGTCACGATTCAGTTCGATTTGCAATATGCACCGTATCTGGtaaatggctgaaaatattgttaaaaaaaaaaaaaaaaaaagatattttattcGTATCGCCCACCGTTACatctacattttcaaaatttaaactAGCAGGACTTCTGTTACCCTATGAAAGGAGGACAGATAGAGGTACTGACCCTCTCCACATTGCCATAAAGGCAGAAGATGTTGAAGACACGGTCAGCGTTGATCTTGGAGGGATCCAGGCCATACACCATAACCACAGGGGAGTCAGCATGGGGGCTGTagtctggggggggtggggcatggcCATACTGAGGGCCCCCGTAACGCTGGTTAGGACCCCCACGGCGGGGCCCTCCCATTGGGGGGCCCATACGACGCCCCTCatagtggggtgggggggggggtggcccaTAGCTCTCATCATGGTAGTGTCCATGGTAACCACCTTGTGGGCCACCTGAAGTAGAGGGGCCAAATGTGATCCAGTTACACACAATACCATAGAGCAGCCCTCCAGTCACATGTAATACAAACATAAGTCCTACAGTTACACACAATACTACAGGAGTCTTATCCTAGAGCAATTCTCCAGTCAAAACACTACCACAGAAGTCGTCCAGTTAAGTTATGGATAAGTAAACAGGATGCACTGAATAGTTTATTATGACGATTATTCATGAAAGATGAATAAGATTGTACTGAGCTGCAGCACATTTGGTCTTACCATACTCTGGAGGGTGGTCTCCCAATAGCGCTGGCTGTCTCTGCCGCTTGTTTGGGTTGGCATTCAGGTCTGAGAGAGATGAAAGGGAGGGAGCAAGAGGAGAGGCAGAACATGAAAACCGGAAACAAAATGCTGCAGATCCAGAGCAGCACTCAAGGCTTTGACAACGGCTTGGAATGgcagagaaaagaaagcagCACACTGTGCACGGTGCGCTGACATGCATGTGGGATCCACAACTGATTCAGGGCATTAGAGCCAACACAAGGCTTATATTACATGAGACTCAATCAGACTACAATGCAGGGAGCTACTCATCCACATCAAATACCTCTTTACTGGGACACTGGTCCTTACCACCACAAATGAACACATGAGACAGTTAGGAAGGAGGCTCCCAGGCAGTTATAACTTAGACTGGAGAATGAGGAGACTTAGACTGGCTCAAATAACCACTGGACAAGCCTGACACTCCAACAGCATTTAACTTTGCTGAAATGTGTTTAGTCACatggggatggagggatggggtgGAGTACCTgtaacatacacatacacacaccttgtGCATTGCTCCAACTGCCATCTCCTTCTGCATCTGTACAGGTACATATATACACGTCAAACCAGAAGACAAAACCGTCTCAGTCCAGTTCTACAACATTCCTTTTGCCGACTGCAGTTACGATTGTCGCACTATCCTCAGATCTACCTGGTAGTTTAATATGCTGCCAGTATAAGGTCTTGGCCATGGCTATTCTACTCTGAAGCTGGATTAGGGCCCACATGAAGCCTGTCGGCCATATTTACCAACcacacaccccaaaaacaaGCTGTACCGCATCATGAAGAAACCAAAACATTCCAGCCCATTACTAAAAGGggcaaaacaggaaatattaaTATTCGAAAACAGAAAAGTATACAGCACCTTCCCCAAATCAACACACGCCTATCAACTTCAGAGACTAAGCACACAAAAATGGTAGAACCTTTAATAAGGCCAATTTCTCTTTTAAACAATGACTGAGTGTTAATAGCAGCGCCTGGGTAGTGTTGTGTGATGTAAGGCGATGTGACCCATGTCACTCCGTAATACTGCTATCGAGAGTTGGAGCGCAAACCACTACGccccctgcacaaacacacccaacTCAAATTTcacaagccattttaaaatgcaacaaatgCACCATTGTCTTTTCATCCCAGAACTAACAGAAATACTAAAATGCAATGAAATCCCTGAACTGTGTGGTGACAGGACAACGGTCATTTTGCACCTTCTGGGTAAAGTAAAATGAACAGCACTTAAGTTGCTTTTGTCACAGTGCAGAAATACACATGGAATGACATTTGGGAGGTTGACAAGTATATTTCTAAATTGGTCATAGCAACAAAGTGTCTTATTTAAAACCATAAACAAAACCCATATCATGAGACAGAGGTAAAAACATGAGTGCTGTCTACACCATTCCATACAGACATGACAAAGCAACCAACACCGGCACTGCATACTACTGGTTCTGCATCCAATTTTGATTACCTCACACAACTAAAAAATACACAACCATTAACATAATGCAATGAAGGGACAATTGCCCAGTattcaacttaaaaaaacagtttgcgAAGCCAGGAgtacaaacaaaagaaaaattaggCAGCTAGTGTTTGGGAGGAAGTGTTTATTGCTTTAGTCCCTACAGAGTGGACAGTGTCCCAATGGAAGCCTTTCAGCCTAGTGTCTGGCACTTAGCAACACTCAAAACATCCAAGACAGACAACTGTATAAATGCTGCCCTTATATAGAACCTTCAAACTTGAGTGTTTAAATACTGCCAATATACccaatacaaattacaaatccAGCATGTCAATATGGCTGTAGTCATACGGTGGAAAATACATACAGCACGACAGTTGGCCTCTGAAGGATGTCAATAGCAGAAGCCAAAGCTGAAAGTCTCCCATAACCCCCAACATAGTGTGTCCATTACCAAAAACAGTCACCTACAGAGGAATGAATCACGTCAAGAAAAGAGGCGGAGTGTACTTACAGCGCCCAATCAGGGGAGGGGATGAGGGCGCTGTGGATAATTCTGCAccctccattttcatttcattccttCACTCCCATCCTCCACTCCACACATCAGAAAAAACCACATTTATGTTCTTCTGCTCTTGTTTGTACTTGCTGGTGTTCTTGGTGGTTTTTTTGGAggtggtttttaaaataaatttctgcTTACCGTGCTTTGACCGCAAAGCAGACAGTTTGCACCATTTCAGAAAGACGGATGTCCTCAGACACACAATTCCAAACCTGCATCACATGGAAGGTGTTACACAGGCGTCAAGATTCTTCAAACCGCACACTGAGGTGtattcagaaaaaatgtaaatgctgaatCAACACAACagaagggggaaagggggggaggggagaggagagaaaacagaACACCCGATTCCATGAACGCACGGAGGTTTGGAAAAAGCACAtagtctgtttgtctgcctttGTCAGGTGTCTGCAGCTTGTGTCTTCGTGGTCTCTGCAGCTccttgtctgtctgtatgagtCTCTGTCCCCCCAGTTGCTTGTGCAGGGACTGCAGCAGCtcctgtggtgtggtgtgtgtgttcagcacgGCGGACAGTGCCAGCAGTGGAACCCGAGACACCCAAAGGAAGGGGCAGAACCGAGAGGACTCTGGAGCATCTCTGGTGTGAGCTGTGATCtggtctctctccctttgtctctgTATGTTGTGTCATTTGTTCCTTTCTCAGAATGTGTGTACAGACATCCTCTGAGCTCAGGTGAAATGGCGTGTGTATCAGTCAAATCCTGCTTCAGTCACACAAGAGGGCGGCTGGGAAAGGCATAGCTTAGCACCGACTCCAAACCCTGCCCCGAAAAATGTGTTATGCAGAAGGAAACGGGTAGAATCTTCACAGCTCTGTTGTTCTGTAGTAGCAgtaggagcaggaggaggaatgTCAGTGTAGTAATATTGCATGTGTTTGTTCTTGTGGTCCATCTGTGGGTTGGTGAGTGTTGTCCTTGGAGACTTGGTGTTGAGTGGTGTTGATAGCAGGATGTCTGTCCCCCATAGTTCCGATGTCGCTGGCAGTAGTTGGTGTTCTGTTGCAGGTTCGGTACTTTGAGTCGCCTGTATGTGTGTCATGGCTAGGCTGTGAGGAGCAACTGGACTTTCACAGGAGTTGGTCGCAGAAACAATTATCGATGGTGGACAGCAACAAATTAAACACACGCCACAGCACTGCGGTTCCTAATAAAGCCAATCCAAGGCCATCGCAACAAACTACTGGTCAAAATAAGCAACTGAAATGATAAGTTCCTACTGCGCAGAAATGTAATCATATAGCAAGCATAATGCATTGGAAATAAATAGCATCATGCCTATATAGGGTTATATGGATATGGGTTATGGCAAATCAGCCAGGCTGCTACACTGACAGAGAAAGGTCACTATGCCAGTTGGTctcaaatatacaaattaaaacTATAATACCAATGACAACTGCTGCAATTTAAAGCAGCTTTTCCAACCATGAACTGAAGACCGAAGGTTTCACAATCTAAATCAAAATTCCAGGAATATCCATCTATAAATAGTAAGCATCCTAGGGTGTACATgaagtatatgtgtgtgtgctgtcacaTGCAGAGCCCAGAGTACCAAACCTAGATCGAACTCCCACTGTGAGCCACCTACTCTGCCAAGGCACCCACTACCCAGTCACTGCACGCAGGTGAGGAAATAATACAGCATTGTATAAGCCATACCTGCCCCAAGGAGAAACATTCCAGACCGCTCTGATAACCCAACTAGATAAGGACCGTGCCCCAAAGAGGTGAGTAAGTGACACATGCAGTCCTGGGTGAGCACCAGCTGTATGCCTGAAAGCATACAGAGGGCGGGGCCTATCAGTAATAGACTGCTGCCCTGAATCAAAGAGCACATGGGAGGTGGGGCCTGCATGTGACAGACTGCTGCCCTGCGGTTGCTCCTCACACCCTTGCCGTGTGTCAGTGCAGCACTGTGGTGTGCCATTAGAGAGGACAGGAACCAGCACCCTGTGACCAGCGCAGACGTAATGCCTGTGAGACAGCACTATGATACGTGATTCCCAAAGCAGGGTTAGTCTGGACCTGCTCACTTTAATTTTGGCAGGCTGGTGGTGGACTGGATCAATCCAGTTTAACCCCCTTACTGCAGGGCAGGGCACAACTGTACTGCCCACCTTCAAACCTTCAGAGTGGAGCAGGGACTACCTCTGCCTGGCCAAATTAATCCCCACCTTAATCCACTCTCAAAGCACGGCTGGGTGCAACTAAGCCAGAAACCCTTGCTGTGGTCAAAGGCATTACCCCCGGAggtctgccccccctcccacccctcacAGTGCCAGTAAGGGTGCGGAAGAATGGGGAAAGAGCTGGCAGCCAGGCTACTTCTGTTACCTTGGTTACTCAGGTTAGGATTGGTGTAGTCCCAGGTGTCCTGGTCATTCTTGAAGACATTTAGACGCGTCGGCTGAGTGAATAAAATGGAACCCATTAGCCCCTTTCGCCCCACAAAAACCCATTAGCCACTTAATCTCAGTCACCCCAACAGTATTCTCATACAGACAGTTGCTCTGCAAGACTCACCTTGGCATACTCGATCTTCAAAGTGCAGCAGCCAGAGTAGATATCAGCCCCATTGAGAGAGGCTTTGGCTCTCTGCGCACTCTGCACAGAGTCGAATGTTTGTGAAGTCAAGGACAAAACTGCCATAATCCATATCACTGCAAAAGATCTATGGGACTTAATCGGTTACAAACCTCCAAAACGATCACAGAACTGCATCTATGGACAAACACTATACAGCATTCTAATACAGTTGTGTAATCTGTGCAAATAGGGATAGGAAAAATGCTGTGGTTGAAAATTACAGTAACTTATTAAACAGTAAGCACCAAAAAAAGaggtattaaattaaatcagtttaaaaaaaaacaggcagctGACCTGAAAATGCAAGAAACGAATCACCAAAATTGCAAAAATCACCACCCTCAAATCCAGCTTGgtgcatcaaaataaaaacactcaaaaaagaaaaaacaaatacctaTCTCCCAATTTCTTAACTTCTTTATTATCAGCATGAAACCAAAAGTACTGACTGACTGGATCATCAATTTGGTTTGAACCACAATCAATGACATGCAGTCACCCACTTCATTCTCCAATTAGAAACTGCCTCCTCTGTGGACACTTTGGTTTCTAAAGTTTCCAATAGATCCATACCAAAATTACAAAATTGTAACTGTAAaattgtgtatgtgcacataaaATATAGCAGGACATTCATTGTTAtgaatcattgtttttaaattggaaAGCAACTGGCTAGCAAGTCAGTTACTAAAATCATACCTTGCTGGGATCGTAGGCTTCTGTCTTTGTTATGCCCTCAACTTACTTCAACTATCAGCCGAATATTTGACAGCGGCTTCttcatatgaatgaatgaattgtgaataaaatgactTCAAAATGAAAGGATATTCAACCATGGCCTGCACGCCATTCTTCCTGAAGATGACGATCCTTTGGACAGGGCCACAGTTGTTACAGATGGTGTACAGCACATCCTGCAGGTAGAAAAGTACAATTATCAAACCAAAAGACCTCAATTTGATTTTCTACTTAGAGCGCTCTCAATCCATCCAGATTGTTTTTTGTAGAAATACTAAGAGATCTCTTGCCCAAATGTCTAAACATGCTCAAACTACATCATTCCATTCAccatatttttgctttttgcccAATAATAAGGCAATAGAACAATGACTCGGTAGGtatacaattcatttaaaaaatatttttcaaatacaatttaattttttattttgcatagttGCAATGTAGGCCTAGAGCATTGCAGCAATTCACACAACTTCCAAGAACAACTTGAGTTCCACCATCCTCATGCACcttctgaaattaaattgagtgaaatggTAACTTTTCTGCAGTGAGATTGGAAGTCATCGGGGTAGATAAACATTATTCAAGAACTACTGGATTAGCAGCTTCAAAATAAGCTAAAATGGCCAGTTGATTCAACTTCAAGTCATGTGTTTGAACTTGATAAACTTAAGTTTGTGCAAGGTCATTTAAACATATCATTCCATTGCATTTTCCTGGTCTGTTCAGggtcaaaaaaagaataataatccaTATAGACGAATAACAACACCAGTACAGAATACccagattattatttttgggtGGAATAGCCCTTTAACCACTTAGTGCAaaccccctagtggtcggcacgatGGCGGGCctagattgttcaactcagacattcattgctcctgcaaccaaagtatgagttaaaaacagaaacgctttcttttagttttattagtagactatacatgacaactatgccgaatacgaagtttcgcagcgccaccactGTCGCTccacattacatactgtagagtacagaaatatACACAAGAGTGAATTATTACACAtctaggtactgtaccgcattgtgtgaaaatgtttttgcattattttttaatctgctatcaatatttcatcttaaaccttcataaggcgctcatttatatgctttataatggacaaaaagcattttattcatttttggagagattttgtaTACGTTTCTGGACCcatagatattttagaccactgtactgatggaaagcttgtaattcccacttgaaaatgttgcaacagtgagtttcttgagttaaaacagttgatttgtagtgaaattgGTGATtatgtgatttacagcaatgcataatttttaGATTTCTAAAAGATTtagagatgctgggtacactgcttaatttttgcttcatagattttcagtagttctacatatccacccttagattttatgaacttgtggtcaaggaacTTTTGATGCAGGACAtatatagtttaacctgctgtataaatgggatctctctcatttcattgtaaactaaaaaagagcaaattaatttttgcttttttggctGAACAATTGCCTTTGTGGCACTtaatttcttcctaaattatgaatataaacctaatctaagttagtagtGTAAATAGTACAAAtggcttcatttaagccatttttgaagtctctgtggtgctcacatctggagttataaagattttagtctcgcatagccagacctatctccaggtttcagtgctgtgccagcgctggagaaaggtctggctcaacccattatcattccagtacaggggaaaaaaaacactctggcttgtttgtatttctttaaaccaatcacaattggcttgggcggcgctaagcccaggatgcagcgACGGTGCCCTTGCAAAAACAGTACTACGCAGATAGCGGAACGGGAGGAGAATTCCGACTGAAGCagtcggccaatggcaggcttatacccacagtctatatcctgtgagtcagactataaagctttaaatagggtaccccctaaatgggcaaggactggccagatttggcatatgcgcaaaggggttaagtACACATTATTCTCTACATGGCTAGGATCCACTTGCAGTTTCTCAATGGGGTGCACAGTAGCATGTCATTACTGTGGTAATGGGGTAGTTACCGTAGTGATGGGGTAGATAGGATTCATGATGGTGAGTAGCAGCACATTGTTGACACTCCGGGAGTCATCAGGGTCCCCAGGCCGAGATATTTTCTGGCTAGTGGAGTAGTTGACGAAAGCAGGGTGTCCAGCAATGTAGATCTGATTGTCTGAGGCGTAGTTCACCGCATTGCAGGAACCATTCATGTCTTCATACTCCACCAGAGCCTGCCGCTTTTTTGGCATCACAACCACATAGCTGCAGAGAGATTAAGTAATACTAAATTATGACCAGAGATCCATGAGAGGCTCAGCCACAATCCCCAGAGCTGAAGTACAGTTACTTCATCAGGACTCGGCACACTGGATTACACTTTCTTTCCATCTAAAGGGATATTTATTTCTACTATAACTTATGTAGTACAAATTGGCCAAGTAGAAATTAAAACTCCAGTTAGAGTCCAGTTCAAATCATAAATTAAGTACTTCCAGAATATCAAAAAGACCATATGCTTCCACAGTACTTACACTCATAACAGGTAGGAAACACTGACCAATAACTGCACTCCCTGACACTACGTGCATTGTTACCCTACCCTGTTTATGCCATGTTAAGTTGGCAGCAAAATATCCATACTGGGGAGAAGGCAACAAAATTGGGCCCCAGAGTTGGCTTCAGCAGTTCCCTGGTAAATGTCACTCTGGCACACCGTACATTTCATTCCGCTCCTCTCCCCCAAATCCCAACACAGCACTTTGGTTCAGGGTGGCTACCAAGCTCATCGGGAGACAACCATTTTCA is a window of Anguilla rostrata isolate EN2019 chromosome 9, ASM1855537v3, whole genome shotgun sequence DNA encoding:
- the hnrnpl gene encoding heterogeneous nuclear ribonucleoprotein L isoform X3, translating into MAAPAGRYYGEGGRATKRQKTENNDGGMATEGYEDPHKTLPSPVVHVRGLVDGITEADLVEALQEFGTISYVVVMPKKRQALVEYEDMNGSCNAVNYASDNQIYIAGHPAFVNYSTSQKISRPGDPDDSRSVNNVLLLTIMNPIYPITTDVLYTICNNCGPVQRIVIFRKNGVQAMVEFDSVQSAQRAKASLNGADIYSGCCTLKIEYAKPTRLNVFKNDQDTWDYTNPNLSNQDAEGDGSWSNAQDLNANPNKRQRQPALLGDHPPEYGGPQGGYHGHYHDESYGPPPPPPHYEGRRMGPPMGGPRRGGPNQRYGGPQYGHAPPPPDYSPHADSPVVMVYGLDPSKINADRVFNIFCLYGNVERVKFMKSKPGAAMVEMGDCYAVDRAITHLNNNFLFGQKLNVCVSKQQAIMPGQSYELEDGSSSFKDFHGTRNNRFTSPEQAAKNRIQHPSNVLHFFNGQPDVSVEIFTQICEELGVKSPSNIKLFTGKSERSSSGLLEWESINDAMEALAMMNHYQMKNPNGPYPYTLKLCFSTAQHAN
- the hnrnpl gene encoding heterogeneous nuclear ribonucleoprotein L isoform X1, which gives rise to MAAPAGRYYGEGGRATKRQKTENNDGGMATEGYEDPHKTLPSPVVHVRGLVDGITEADLVEALQEFGTISYVVVMPKKRQALVEYEDMNGSCNAVNYASDNQIYIAGHPAFVNYSTSQKISRPGDPDDSRSVNNVLLLTIMNPIYPITTDVLYTICNNCGPVQRIVIFRKNGVQAMVEFDSVQSAQRAKASLNGADIYSGCCTLKIEYAKPTRLNVFKNDQDTWDYTNPNLSNQDAEGDGSWSNAQDLNANPNKRQRQPALLGDHPPEYGGPQGGYHGHYHDESYGPPPPPPHYEGRRMGPPMGGPRRGGPNQRYGGPQYGHAPPPPDYSPHADSPVVMVYGLDPSKINADRVFNIFCLYGNVERVKFMKSKPGAAMVEMGDCYAVDRAITHLNNNFLFGQKLNVCVSKQQAIMPGQSYELEDGSSSFKDFHGTRNNRFTSPEQAAKNRIQHPSNVLHFFNGQPDVSVEIFTQICEELGVKSPSNIKLFTGKMGGGPGERSSSGLLEWESINDAMEALAMMNHYQMKNPNGPYPYTLKLCFSTAQHAN
- the hnrnpl gene encoding heterogeneous nuclear ribonucleoprotein L isoform X2, with translation MAAPAGRYYGEGGRATKRQKTENNDGGMATEGYEDPHKTLPSPVVHVRGLVDGITEADLVEALQEFGTISYVVVMPKKRQALVEYEDMNGSCNAVNYASDNQIYIAGHPAFVNYSTSQKISRPGDPDDSRSVNNVLLLTIMNPIYPITTDVLYTICNNCGPVQRIVIFRKNGVQAMVEFDSVQSAQRAKASLNGADIYSGCCTLKIEYAKPTRLNVFKNDQDTWDYTNPNLSNQDAEGDGSWSNAQDLNANPNKRQRQPALLGDHPPEYGGPQGGYHGHYHDESYGPPPPPPHYEGRRMGPPMGGPRRGGPNQRYGGPQYGHAPPPPDYSPHADSPVVMVYGLDPSKINADRVFNIFCLYGNVERVKFMKSKPGAAMVEMGDCYAVDRAITHLNNNFLFGQKLNVCVSKQQAIMPGQSYELEDGSSSFKDFHGTRNNRFTSPEQAAKNRIQHPSNVLHFFNGQPDVSVEIFTQICEELGVKSPSNIKLFTGKSGGPGERSSSGLLEWESINDAMEALAMMNHYQMKNPNGPYPYTLKLCFSTAQHAN
- the hnrnpl gene encoding heterogeneous nuclear ribonucleoprotein L isoform X4; this encodes MAAPAGRYYGEGGRATKRQKTENNDGGMATEGYEDPHKTLPSPVVHVRGLVDGITEADLVEALQEFGTISYVVVMPKKRQALVEYEDMNGSCNAVNYASDNQIYIAGHPAFVNYSTSQKISRPGDPDDSRSVNNVLLLTIMNPIYPITTDVLYTICNNCGPVQRIVIFRKNGVQAMVEFDSVQSAQRAKASLNGADIYSGCCTLKIEYAKPTRLNVFKNDQDTWDYTNPNLSNQDLNANPNKRQRQPALLGDHPPEYGGPQGGYHGHYHDESYGPPPPPPHYEGRRMGPPMGGPRRGGPNQRYGGPQYGHAPPPPDYSPHADSPVVMVYGLDPSKINADRVFNIFCLYGNVERVKFMKSKPGAAMVEMGDCYAVDRAITHLNNNFLFGQKLNVCVSKQQAIMPGQSYELEDGSSSFKDFHGTRNNRFTSPEQAAKNRIQHPSNVLHFFNGQPDVSVEIFTQICEELGVKSPSNIKLFTGKMGGGPGERSSSGLLEWESINDAMEALAMMNHYQMKNPNGPYPYTLKLCFSTAQHAN